From the genome of Pantoea alfalfae, one region includes:
- the phoP gene encoding two-component system response regulator PhoP, whose amino-acid sequence MRVLVVEDNALLRHHLAVQLRDMGHQVDAAEDAKEADYFLREHLPDIALVDLGLPDEDGMSLIRRWRSDAVRQPILVLTAREGWQAKVEALEAGADDYVTKPFHIEEVAARLQALMRRNSGHASQIIDMAPFQVDLSRRELTVNEEPVKLTAFEYTIVETLIRNAGKVVSKDSLMLQLYPDAELRESHTIDVLMGRLRKKILALHPTDVIATVRGQGYRFDL is encoded by the coding sequence ATGCGTGTTCTGGTTGTTGAAGACAATGCCCTGCTGCGCCATCATCTCGCCGTCCAGTTACGTGACATGGGCCATCAGGTCGATGCCGCCGAAGACGCCAAAGAAGCTGACTATTTTCTTCGCGAACATCTGCCCGATATCGCGCTGGTGGATCTCGGCCTGCCGGATGAAGATGGCATGTCGCTGATTCGTCGCTGGCGCAGTGATGCCGTGCGTCAGCCAATTCTGGTCCTGACTGCCCGTGAGGGCTGGCAGGCGAAAGTCGAAGCGCTGGAAGCCGGTGCGGATGACTACGTGACCAAGCCATTTCACATTGAAGAAGTCGCGGCACGCCTGCAGGCGCTGATGCGCCGCAACAGCGGTCATGCGTCGCAAATCATCGATATGGCCCCGTTTCAGGTGGATCTCTCACGCCGTGAGCTGACGGTGAATGAAGAGCCAGTAAAACTCACCGCCTTTGAGTACACCATTGTCGAGACGCTAATCCGTAACGCCGGCAAAGTGGTGAGCAAAGACTCACTGATGCTGCAGCTCTATCCTGACGCTGAACTGCGCGAAAGCCACACTATCGACGTCCTGATGGGTCGTCTGCGCAAAAAAATTCTGGCGTTGCACCCCACTGATGTCATTGCCACCGTGCGTGGCCAGGGTTACCGCTTTGATCTCTGA
- the phoQ gene encoding two-component system sensor histidine kinase PhoQ, with product MSWFNRYRPISLRARFLLASAAIVLFLSLSYGMVAVIGYVVSFDKNTYRVMRGESNLFFTLAQWHDNKLTIAQPERMTLNFPTLVFIYDEHGKLLWQQRDVPDIRKKIRREWLLKPDFYEIDTSNRTSMVAMGNNLNAKQRLNDWDTDSNDTFTHSVAVNRYDATTNLPALTIVVVDSIPQELQHSDVVWSWFSYVLAANLILIIPLLWLAAHWSLRPIGTLTQQVRELETSQRENLADNPPQELRSLVRNLNLLLTNERQRYTRYRTTLSDLTHSLKTPLAVLQSTLRSLRNGKELTVEQAEPVMLEQISRISQQVGYYLHRASMQADHNPLQRDIHSVSGLLDKLCSALNKVYQRKGVAITLDISPELSFIGDQNDFMEVLGNVLDNACKYCLEFIEVSAFQSENALHLYIDDDGPGIPESKRDLVFVRGQRADTLRPGQGLGLAVVRDILEQYDGNVIATSSALGGTRMEVVFQRQEVEHHRE from the coding sequence ATGTCCTGGTTTAATCGTTACCGCCCTATTTCGCTGCGCGCCCGCTTTCTGCTGGCCTCCGCAGCGATAGTTCTGTTCCTCTCACTCTCTTACGGCATGGTCGCGGTGATTGGCTATGTGGTGAGTTTCGATAAAAATACCTACCGGGTGATGCGCGGCGAGAGCAATCTGTTCTTTACGCTGGCGCAATGGCATGACAACAAGCTCACCATCGCGCAGCCGGAACGAATGACGCTGAATTTTCCTACCCTGGTCTTCATCTACGATGAGCATGGTAAGCTGCTGTGGCAGCAACGCGACGTGCCGGATATTCGCAAAAAGATCCGCCGCGAATGGCTGCTGAAGCCTGATTTCTACGAGATCGATACCAGCAACCGCACCAGCATGGTCGCGATGGGCAATAATCTCAATGCTAAGCAACGGCTTAATGACTGGGACACTGACAGCAACGATACCTTTACCCATTCGGTTGCGGTTAACCGTTACGATGCCACGACGAATCTGCCCGCGCTCACCATTGTGGTGGTCGACTCTATTCCGCAGGAGTTGCAGCACTCTGATGTGGTCTGGTCGTGGTTCAGCTATGTGCTGGCGGCTAACCTGATTCTCATTATTCCGCTGCTGTGGCTGGCGGCGCACTGGAGTCTGCGGCCAATTGGTACGCTGACACAGCAGGTGCGCGAACTGGAAACCAGTCAGCGCGAAAATCTGGCGGATAATCCACCGCAGGAGTTGCGCAGTCTGGTGCGCAACCTCAATCTGCTGCTGACCAATGAGCGGCAGCGCTATACACGTTATCGCACCACCCTTTCTGATCTGACCCATAGCCTGAAAACGCCGCTGGCCGTGTTGCAGAGCACCCTGCGATCGCTGCGCAACGGCAAAGAGCTGACAGTAGAACAGGCGGAGCCGGTCATGCTGGAGCAGATTAGTCGTATTTCACAGCAGGTGGGATATTACCTGCACCGCGCCAGTATGCAGGCCGATCACAATCCGCTGCAGCGCGATATCCATTCCGTTTCCGGTCTGCTCGACAAGCTCTGTTCAGCACTGAATAAAGTCTATCAGCGCAAAGGCGTGGCGATTACGCTGGATATCTCTCCGGAGCTGTCCTTCATTGGCGACCAGAATGACTTTATGGAAGTGCTGGGCAACGTACTGGATAATGCCTGCAAGTACTGTCTGGAGTTTATCGAAGTCAGCGCTTTTCAAAGCGAAAATGCACTGCATCTCTATATTGACGACGATGGCCCGGGCATTCCCGAGAGCAAGCGCGATTTAGTGTTTGTCCGGGGTCAGCGTGCCGATACGCTGCGGCCAGGCCAGGGCTTAGGTCTGGCAGTGGTACGCGATATACTGGAACAGTATGATGGAAATGTCATCGCCACTAGCAGTGCGCTTGGCGGAACACGTATGGAAGTAGTTTTTCAGCGCCAGGAAGTCGAACATCACCGCGAGTAG
- a CDS encoding ribosomal protein uL16 3-hydroxylase: MDYQLDINWPDFIQRYWQKRPVVLKRGFKNFVDPLSPDELAGLAMENEVDSRLVSHQDGKWQVSHGPFESYDHLGENNWSLLVQAVNHWHEPSAALMRPFRFLPDWRVDDLMVSFAVPGGGVGPHFDQYDVFIIQGTGRRRWRVGEKVALKQHCPHPDLLQVEPFDAIIDEELEPGDILYIPPGFPHEGYSLENALNYSVGFRAPSGRELISGFADYALANELGSLRFSDPDVPARDCPSQILPQEIEGVRQLMLDVVNQPAQFEQWFGEFISQSRHELDVAPPEPPYQPDEIYDALQQGDALSRLGGLRVLTIGEAVYINGERVECSRPDVMAVLANHYRITLEDLGDALDDPAVLAQIAGLVNAGYLYFGEE; encoded by the coding sequence ATGGACTATCAGCTCGATATTAACTGGCCCGATTTTATTCAGCGCTACTGGCAGAAACGCCCGGTCGTGCTGAAGCGTGGTTTTAAAAACTTTGTCGATCCCCTTTCACCGGATGAACTCGCCGGACTGGCAATGGAAAACGAGGTGGACAGCCGCCTGGTCAGCCATCAGGACGGCAAATGGCAGGTCAGCCACGGCCCGTTTGAGAGCTATGATCATCTGGGAGAGAACAACTGGTCACTGCTGGTCCAGGCGGTCAATCACTGGCATGAACCCTCAGCCGCGCTGATGCGCCCTTTCCGCTTTCTGCCTGACTGGCGTGTTGATGACCTGATGGTATCGTTTGCCGTGCCTGGCGGAGGCGTCGGCCCCCATTTTGATCAGTATGATGTCTTTATTATTCAGGGTACTGGCCGCCGTCGCTGGCGCGTCGGTGAAAAAGTGGCGCTGAAGCAGCACTGCCCGCACCCGGATCTGCTGCAGGTTGAACCGTTCGATGCCATCATCGATGAAGAGCTGGAGCCGGGCGATATTCTCTACATTCCGCCGGGATTCCCGCACGAAGGCTACTCGCTGGAAAACGCACTGAACTACTCTGTGGGTTTCCGCGCCCCCAGCGGTCGCGAGTTAATCAGCGGCTTTGCGGACTATGCCCTGGCCAATGAGCTGGGCAGCCTGCGCTTCAGCGATCCGGATGTGCCTGCACGTGATTGCCCGTCGCAGATCCTGCCGCAGGAGATTGAAGGCGTGCGCCAGCTGATGCTGGATGTAGTTAATCAGCCAGCGCAGTTTGAGCAGTGGTTCGGCGAATTCATTTCGCAGTCACGCCACGAACTCGACGTCGCGCCGCCGGAACCGCCTTATCAGCCTGATGAAATTTATGATGCGCTGCAACAGGGCGATGCGCTGAGCCGGTTGGGTGGCCTGCGTGTCCTGACGATTGGTGAGGCTGTTTATATCAATGGTGAGCGGGTTGAGTGTTCGCGCCCGGATGTGATGGCAGTTCTGGCGAATCACTATCGCATCACACTGGAGGATCTGGGTGATGCGCTGGATGATCCGGCCGTACTGGCGCAGATCGCCGGTCTGGTGAATGCCGGTTACTTGTACTTCGGCGAGGAATAA
- the pepT gene encoding peptidase T, whose amino-acid sequence MEQLLERFLSYVAVETQAKPQARQVPSSEGQWTLARQLQEELLALGFVDVTLSDHCCVMGTLPANVDWPTPVIGFISHMDTSPDFTAKHVNPQIIEDYRGGDIALGNGNEVLSPVMFPVLHKLIGHTLITTDGKTLLGADDKAGIAEIMTAMAQLANSDTPHGAIRVAFTPDEEIGRGTSHFDVEAFAADWAYTIDGSDLGEFEYENFNAASATVKIVGNNVHPGSAKGVMVNALELANQFHAAVPAGEKPQYTDGYEGFYHLHQIKGSVEHAEMLYIIRDFETESFEQRKQTLLQIAAEINKTLHPDCSVTVEITNSYRNMREKVEPFPHIIDLALQAMRDCGIEPVVKPIRGGTDGSSLSWKGLPCPNIFTGGYNYHGKHEFASLNIMAKSVEVIVRLSELAAQKKD is encoded by the coding sequence ATGGAACAGTTACTTGAGCGCTTTTTAAGTTATGTGGCAGTTGAGACACAGGCTAAGCCGCAGGCGCGCCAGGTGCCCAGCAGTGAAGGACAGTGGACGCTGGCGCGTCAGCTGCAGGAGGAGCTGCTGGCCCTGGGTTTTGTTGATGTCACCCTGAGCGATCACTGTTGCGTCATGGGCACGCTGCCCGCCAATGTTGACTGGCCGACGCCAGTTATCGGTTTCATCTCCCACATGGATACCTCGCCTGATTTCACAGCGAAACATGTGAACCCGCAGATCATCGAAGATTATCGCGGTGGCGACATTGCGCTGGGTAATGGCAACGAGGTCCTGTCACCGGTCATGTTCCCGGTGCTGCACAAGCTGATTGGACATACGCTGATTACCACCGATGGCAAAACCCTGCTGGGCGCGGATGATAAAGCGGGTATCGCCGAGATCATGACGGCGATGGCGCAGCTGGCTAACAGCGATACGCCCCACGGCGCGATCCGCGTCGCCTTTACCCCTGATGAAGAGATCGGTCGCGGCACCTCACATTTTGATGTGGAGGCGTTCGCCGCCGACTGGGCCTACACCATTGATGGCAGCGATCTGGGTGAGTTTGAGTATGAGAACTTCAATGCCGCCTCGGCTACGGTCAAAATCGTCGGTAACAACGTACATCCAGGCTCCGCGAAAGGCGTGATGGTCAATGCACTGGAGCTGGCTAACCAGTTTCATGCGGCCGTACCGGCCGGCGAAAAACCGCAGTACACCGACGGCTATGAGGGCTTCTACCATCTGCATCAGATCAAAGGCAGCGTCGAGCACGCCGAGATGCTCTACATCATTCGTGACTTTGAAACAGAGAGTTTTGAACAGCGTAAACAGACGCTGCTGCAGATCGCTGCGGAGATCAACAAAACCCTGCACCCTGACTGCTCGGTCACTGTTGAGATCACCAATAGCTATCGCAACATGCGTGAAAAGGTCGAGCCGTTCCCGCATATCATTGATCTGGCTTTGCAGGCGATGCGTGACTGCGGCATTGAACCCGTGGTGAAACCGATTCGCGGCGGCACCGATGGGTCATCGCTGTCGTGGAAAGGATTACCTTGCCCGAACATCTTTACCGGAGGCTATAACTATCACGGCAAGCATGAGTTTGCGTCGCTGAATATCATGGCGAAGTCAGTGGAAGTGATTGTGCGTCTGTCAGAACTGGCCGCGCAGAAGAAGGATTAA